A region of Streptomyces sp. NBC_01267 DNA encodes the following proteins:
- a CDS encoding toll/interleukin-1 receptor domain-containing protein, which produces MPDVFVNYRTGDEESAATMIARELARRFGGERIFFASNSIELGHRFPLELVRAVEECGALLAVIGPRWAEVRGADGRPALEAAQDWTRREIQTALDRGILVIPVLVGKATRIDPTVLPDDLRELADCQYRRFDHRNAESDLTALGDALARLLPELGAEDHDAHTARERAAAKSRKKSAQDVGHTRMRTRDVEQRVRGGIGNLNGDLGTFVNEPQGPVNTGPGTQYNAPHFQGDNTGLQFTAGDNSGTVHQRFERERRRSADER; this is translated from the coding sequence ATGCCCGACGTCTTCGTCAACTACCGCACAGGCGACGAGGAATCCGCAGCGACCATGATCGCTCGGGAACTCGCCCGGCGGTTCGGCGGCGAGCGGATCTTCTTCGCCAGCAACTCGATCGAACTCGGACACCGCTTCCCGCTGGAACTGGTCAGGGCTGTGGAGGAGTGCGGGGCGCTCCTCGCCGTGATCGGCCCGCGCTGGGCGGAGGTGCGGGGCGCCGACGGTCGCCCCGCCCTCGAAGCCGCGCAGGACTGGACCCGTCGTGAAATCCAGACCGCGCTGGACCGCGGAATCCTGGTGATCCCCGTGCTCGTCGGAAAGGCCACACGGATCGACCCCACCGTCCTCCCGGACGACCTGCGGGAGTTGGCGGACTGCCAGTACAGGCGGTTCGACCACCGCAACGCCGAGTCGGACCTGACGGCTCTCGGCGACGCCCTCGCCCGGCTGCTGCCCGAGCTGGGCGCGGAGGACCACGACGCCCATACGGCGCGGGAGCGGGCGGCGGCGAAGTCCCGCAAGAAGTCGGCCCAGGATGTCGGACACACCAGGATGCGGACGCGCGACGTGGAGCAGCGCGTGCGCGGCGGCATCGGAAACCTCAATGGAGACCTGGGCACCTTCGTCAACGAGCCGCAGGGGCCCGTGAACACCGGTCCGGGGACTCAGTACAACGCGCCCCACTTCCAGGGTGACAACACCGGACTCCAGTTCACGGCGGGCGACAACAGCGGTACGGTCCATCAGCGCTTCGAGCGCGAGCGCCGGCGCTCGGCCGACGAACGATGA
- a CDS encoding M14 family zinc carboxypeptidase, with translation MDRYPTGAEVTGSARQLVSRFPGVGRLRRIGMSRAGRPILMLSVGHGPHHVLVVAGPHPDEPVGGATALALAEQVARGDRLSAATDPAIVTWDIVLCLDPDGAALSEGGTEGTTAAAGHTLKSYYRTAYRPVAAEQPEWAPIASQPLPESRTLFDVIDELRPILQCSLHSTDVGGSWLQLTRDLPELAAPFHMSAAELGIPLQHGTYDALYWENPSPAVYVLPPPDSSDRLAAGSENIGLSTWCAPLEYGGVTAIVEVPMWATDMAADLSPYPGADRALRDLAELVRDGGRQVTAVLDRARGFLPPAQDSPFRRVVEWMSDGLYDLVATSWEPLARQASAASHGDDPRQLTTAQVSALDIVARRQPLRAAGLLLRLLKAADDDAAPGLHHELDALFTAWCTDFEKALQVRRVPVRHQVEHQTRTVLAAAESALKAHR, from the coding sequence ATGGACCGCTACCCCACGGGCGCGGAGGTCACCGGGTCGGCGCGGCAGTTGGTCTCCCGGTTCCCGGGAGTCGGCAGGCTGCGCCGGATCGGGATGTCGCGCGCCGGACGTCCGATCCTGATGCTGTCCGTGGGGCACGGGCCGCACCACGTCCTGGTGGTCGCCGGACCCCACCCCGACGAGCCGGTCGGCGGCGCGACCGCCCTCGCGCTGGCGGAGCAGGTGGCACGCGGAGACCGGCTGTCCGCGGCGACCGACCCCGCCATCGTCACCTGGGACATCGTCCTGTGCCTCGACCCGGACGGCGCCGCGCTGAGCGAGGGCGGAACCGAAGGGACGACAGCTGCGGCCGGCCACACCCTGAAGAGCTACTACCGCACCGCCTACCGGCCCGTCGCGGCGGAACAGCCGGAGTGGGCACCGATCGCCTCGCAGCCGCTCCCGGAGAGCCGGACGCTGTTCGATGTGATCGACGAACTGCGCCCGATTCTCCAGTGCTCCCTCCATAGCACCGATGTGGGCGGCAGCTGGCTGCAGTTGACCCGAGACCTCCCCGAACTGGCCGCGCCTTTCCACATGTCCGCCGCAGAGCTCGGAATCCCGCTCCAGCACGGCACGTACGACGCCCTGTACTGGGAGAACCCCAGCCCTGCGGTCTACGTCCTGCCCCCGCCGGACAGCTCCGACCGCCTGGCGGCCGGGTCGGAGAACATTGGGCTGTCCACCTGGTGCGCGCCGCTGGAGTACGGCGGCGTCACGGCGATCGTCGAAGTGCCCATGTGGGCGACCGACATGGCCGCGGACCTGTCCCCGTACCCGGGAGCCGACCGGGCACTGCGCGACTTGGCCGAGCTGGTACGGGACGGCGGACGGCAGGTCACCGCCGTCCTCGACAGGGCACGCGGATTCCTGCCGCCGGCCCAGGACAGCCCGTTCAGACGCGTGGTGGAGTGGATGTCCGACGGCCTCTACGACCTGGTCGCCACGTCCTGGGAACCGCTCGCCCGGCAGGCATCCGCAGCGTCGCACGGCGACGATCCACGGCAGTTGACGACGGCCCAGGTGTCCGCTCTGGACATCGTGGCCCGCCGCCAACCGCTCAGGGCGGCGGGCCTGCTGCTCCGACTGCTGAAGGCTGCGGACGACGACGCGGCCCCGGGACTGCACCACGAGCTGGACGCGCTCTTCACCGCATGGTGCACGGACTTCGAGAAGGCGCTGCAGGTACGCCGGGTGCCTGTGCGCCATCAGGTGGAACACCAGACCCGCACGGTGCTGGCAGCCGCCGAGAGCGCACTGAAGGCTCACCGGTGA
- a CDS encoding HesA/MoeB/ThiF family protein, translating to MTVQAMRRPRIKPEHRAYRAMDGHIRIGSVVYGIGSELKDPDGWVWTLVEAMDGTRNTAEIVAEVSRRHPGPRIPAPDIVQAMTDLTTAGFVEDAGAAPPAELSERERERYSRGMTLLRWMDLRPRESAWEPQVQLHRARVLLIGVGGTGGAAARDLVASGVGQLHCVDPDVVELSNLNRQTLFREYDLGTPKVDAALTALRALNSQTTVTGERREVRGPADLEALLTGVPDRYGREPGYDVLLLAADRPAEIRRWANRVCLASGTSWAEAGYRGPLVSAGVFTPGRGACWECLRIAEAERRDLRLAPGQDEDVASPRMPWNPANAMTAGLSGSLLAHAAVTLLCGVPPVDPGYRFGLNLMVPGDMIMQRSGRRPDCPGCGVERVADLESGVGPESAVSLEPGASPEPAVSPEPTVIPERAVNQERIASPDPGTFRD from the coding sequence ATGACGGTGCAAGCGATGCGGCGGCCTCGGATCAAGCCGGAACACCGGGCCTATCGGGCGATGGACGGCCACATAAGGATCGGGAGCGTCGTCTACGGCATCGGTTCCGAGCTCAAGGATCCCGACGGCTGGGTGTGGACGCTGGTCGAGGCCATGGACGGCACGCGGAACACCGCGGAAATCGTCGCCGAGGTGTCCCGCCGCCACCCGGGACCACGGATACCGGCCCCGGACATCGTCCAGGCGATGACGGACCTGACCACGGCCGGGTTCGTGGAGGATGCCGGTGCCGCGCCGCCCGCGGAGCTGTCCGAGCGGGAACGGGAGCGGTACAGCAGGGGCATGACGTTGCTGCGCTGGATGGATCTCCGGCCGAGGGAGAGTGCCTGGGAGCCGCAGGTGCAACTGCACCGTGCGCGGGTCCTGTTGATCGGCGTCGGCGGTACCGGCGGAGCCGCCGCACGGGATCTGGTGGCCTCCGGAGTCGGGCAGCTGCACTGCGTCGACCCGGATGTCGTCGAGCTGTCCAACCTCAATCGGCAGACGCTCTTCCGCGAGTACGACCTCGGTACGCCCAAGGTGGACGCGGCGCTGACGGCGTTACGAGCCCTGAACTCGCAGACGACCGTGACCGGCGAGCGCCGGGAGGTACGGGGGCCGGCGGACCTCGAAGCTCTGCTGACCGGCGTCCCCGACCGCTACGGCCGCGAGCCGGGGTACGACGTGCTGTTGCTGGCCGCCGACCGCCCCGCCGAAATCCGCAGATGGGCCAACCGGGTCTGCCTGGCCTCCGGCACGTCGTGGGCGGAAGCCGGCTACCGCGGCCCACTGGTGAGCGCCGGGGTCTTCACCCCTGGCCGGGGCGCGTGCTGGGAGTGCCTGCGCATTGCCGAGGCCGAACGGCGCGATCTGCGGCTTGCGCCCGGACAGGACGAGGATGTCGCCTCGCCCCGAATGCCGTGGAATCCGGCCAACGCCATGACCGCGGGCCTGTCCGGCAGCCTGCTGGCCCACGCCGCCGTCACGCTGCTGTGCGGGGTCCCGCCGGTCGACCCCGGATACCGGTTCGGCCTCAACCTCATGGTGCCCGGCGACATGATCATGCAGCGATCGGGCCGCCGCCCGGACTGCCCCGGCTGCGGGGTGGAACGGGTTGCGGACCTGGAGTCGGGTGTGGGTCCGGAGTCAGCCGTGAGCCTGGAGCCGGGTGCGAGCCCGGAGCCGGCTGTCAGCCCGGAGCCGACCGTGATCCCGGAACGGGCTGTGAACCAGGAACGGATTGCGAGTCCGGATCCGGGGACCTTCCGTGACTGA